A stretch of Vespa velutina chromosome 8, iVesVel2.1, whole genome shotgun sequence DNA encodes these proteins:
- the LOC124951311 gene encoding facilitated trehalose transporter Tret1-like, whose amino-acid sequence MIQPKIWWKLIYSEDKKGILAGLAAHSGQISVGLSQGFSAILIPKLLESKFADQSETSWIASLGAVSNPVGALVAGFCSECFGRRSAIALATLPHATGWLLIAFAKNVPMLYVGRFISGIGTGMANALYLYVSETAAQHQRAWLANCGPILTSLGVLMVYTLGSLTTWQKSAAISIGPAILSLALTRMLRETPAWLTARGRMEEAKESLLWLRGPGLSTDNEFQELCNANAKRMEERESLFKAFYMPNVWKPFIILLLFFALQQLSGIYIMLFYAVNVLEDIGVSVNEYAASVGIGVIRLFASIIGAILANNIGRKALAFTSGFGMAISAMSIALAFRFQLPSWVSLICMGCHVALSMIGFLTLPWVMTSELYPLRFRGLLGGITTSIAQILTFVAIKLYPEVSLNAGIENTMWIFTTAGLLGALFSVTLLPETRGQSLDDIENKFTNNTKAIPKINSNINGSRGLSSIFVHTQPKNIILQRFTSISEEKDSNHTGNRYTYDNFCFDMDYDNVARESKDDESQKKDHHVTTNAIALDHVYI is encoded by the exons ATGATTCAACCGAAGATCTGGTGGAAGCTTATTTACTCAGAAGACAAGAAAGGT ATTCTCGCTGGCTTGGCCGCACACTCGGGACAGATATCAGTGGGATTGTCTCAAGGTTTCAGTGCAATTCTAATACCGAAGTTATTGGAATCAAAGTTTGCTGATCAATCAGAAACATCTTGGATCGCGTCGCTTGGTGCTGTCTCGAATCCAGTTGGTGCATTAGTCGCGGGTTTCTGTTCCGAATGTTTTGGAAGAAGATCGGCTATAGCATTGGCAACTTTACCGCATGCAACAGGATGGCTTTTAATAGCGTTCGCCAAAAATGTCCCGATGTTGTACGTTGGAAGATTCATCAGTGGAATCGGTACGGGCATGGCAAATGCACTGTATTTATATGTCAGCgag ACAGCAGCTCAACATCAGAGAGCATGGTTAGCGAATTGTGGACCTATCTTGACCTCGTTGGGAGTGTTAATGGTGTACACGTTAGGTTCCTTGACAACGTGGCAAAAGTCTGCTGCAATCAGTATAGGTCCAGCAATATTATCTCTGGCATTGACGAG GATGTTACGTGAGACACCAGCCTGGCTAACAGCCAGAGGACGAATGGAAGAAGCAAAGGAATCTTTGTTGTGGCTTCGTGGTCCAGGTTTAAGCACAGACAACGAATTTCAAGAACTCTGCAATGCCAATGCAAAAAggatggaagaaagagagagcctTTTTAAAGCTTTCTACATGCCGAATGTTTGGAAACCATTCATTAtacttctcttattctttgcTCTACAACAACTCTCGggaatttatataatgttgTTTTACGCTGTAAATGTTCTCGAGGATATTGGTGTTAGCGTAAATGAATACGCCGCGAGCGTTGGCATTGGTGTTATCAGACTATTTGCATCTATAATCGGTGCAATTTTAGCAAATAATATTGGTAGAAAAGCATTAGCTTTTACCAGTGGTTTTGGCATGGCCATATCAGCTATGAGCATTGCCTTGGCCTTTAG gTTCCAATTGCCATCTTGGGTATCTTTGATCTGTATGGGATGTCATGTTGCGTTATCTATGATCGGCTTTCTGACATTACCTTGGGTTATGACCTCGGAATTATACCCCCTTAGGTTTAGAGGACTCTTAGGTGGTATTACTACCAGTATAGCACAGATCTTAACCTTCGTTGCTATTAAGTTATATCCCGAGGTAAGTTTAAACGCCGGCATAGAGAACACAATGTGGATTTTCACTACGGCAGGTTTATTGGGAGCACTCTTTTCCGTTACCCTATTACCGGAGACCCGAGGTCAAAGCTTGGACGACATTGAGAACAAGTTTACGAATAATACGAAGGCCATTCCGAAGATCAATTCAAATATCAATGGTTCGAGAGGACTTTCGAGTATTTTCGTTCATACGCAACCTAAGAATATTATACTTCAAAGATTTACATCTATATCAGAGGAAAAGGATTCTAATCATACCGGTAATCGTTACACTTATGATAACTTTTGTTTCGACATGGATTATGATAACGTTGCCAGAGAATCTAAAGACGACGAAAGTCAGAAAAAGGATCATCATGTGACGACTAACGCCATTGCATTGGATCAcgtttatatttga